The Vibrio nitrifigilis genome window below encodes:
- a CDS encoding ATP-binding protein has protein sequence MSLTVTLIRGLPGSGKSTLAQKIEGIHLEADMYFVDDDGQYHFDPNKLNDAHRWCQNQSEYWLKQGKSIVVSNTFVRRWEMDAYRKLAKRYKAKLVVKVCRGQFGNVHNVPEETLAQMQKRWQE, from the coding sequence ATGTCTTTAACCGTGACTTTGATTCGTGGCTTACCGGGCTCTGGTAAGTCAACTTTGGCGCAAAAGATCGAGGGAATTCATCTCGAAGCCGATATGTATTTTGTCGATGATGATGGGCAATATCATTTTGACCCTAATAAGCTGAACGATGCTCATCGTTGGTGTCAAAATCAGAGTGAATATTGGCTCAAGCAAGGAAAAAGTATCGTGGTGAGTAATACGTTTGTGCGGCGTTGGGAAATGGATGCTTACCGAAAATTAGCGAAACGTTACAAAGCTAAGTTAGTGGTCAAAGTGTGTCGTGGTCAATTTGGCAATGTACACAATGTGCCAGAAGAGACTCTAGCCCAAATGCAAAAACGTTGGCAAGAATAG
- a CDS encoding ABC transporter permease: protein MIKPLWWEIRALFTNSVVLLTVFGGVFFYSFLYPLPYQHQTPREQKIAVVNLDKSQASYQLERMIDATPQLHIVQRLNALKEAQQSFLDHNIAGYLVIPEHFYRDLVLGTQPTLAFAGDASYFLVYGTVVEGLTTAAGTLSAKAKITRLLSSGESIESATREYAPSKINLKPTFNTRMGYVDYVVPAVFVLILQQTMIMASGLIGGTQKHQHGYWNQLSVGKVMVVRLVVLVAVYYVLSMYYFGGSFSFHGINRVASTSALVTLLLPFLITSCLIGIFLGAWTPHREYVTLVVLVSSMPLVFSAGFIWPLESMPKALVWLADCFPSTPAIQGFLALNQMGATWQQIAPQWTLLWGQALIWGGLAYWQFKRRGR, encoded by the coding sequence ATGATTAAACCTCTATGGTGGGAAATACGCGCTTTATTCACCAACTCTGTTGTTTTACTTACTGTTTTTGGTGGTGTGTTTTTTTACTCGTTTCTCTACCCCCTTCCCTATCAGCATCAGACCCCTCGGGAACAGAAAATAGCCGTGGTAAATTTGGATAAAAGCCAAGCAAGCTATCAGCTCGAACGCATGATAGATGCCACGCCACAACTGCATATTGTACAGCGTTTAAATGCGCTAAAAGAGGCGCAACAGAGCTTCTTAGATCACAATATTGCTGGCTACTTAGTAATACCGGAACACTTTTATCGTGATTTAGTGCTCGGCACCCAACCCACGCTCGCATTTGCAGGCGATGCTTCTTACTTTCTTGTTTATGGTACCGTGGTCGAAGGTTTAACAACGGCAGCAGGTACCTTGTCTGCTAAAGCTAAAATAACTCGGTTACTCAGCAGCGGAGAGTCTATAGAAAGTGCGACACGTGAATACGCTCCCTCAAAGATCAATTTGAAACCGACGTTTAACACCCGTATGGGATATGTCGATTATGTTGTTCCGGCTGTTTTTGTGCTCATTTTACAGCAGACGATGATTATGGCTTCAGGCCTAATCGGTGGTACACAAAAGCATCAACACGGTTATTGGAATCAATTGTCTGTCGGAAAAGTAATGGTTGTTAGGTTAGTCGTGTTAGTCGCCGTGTACTACGTACTTAGCATGTATTATTTTGGCGGCAGTTTTTCATTTCACGGCATCAATCGTGTTGCTTCAACTAGCGCATTAGTCACTCTGTTACTGCCGTTTTTAATCACTAGCTGTTTGATCGGAATCTTTTTAGGTGCCTGGACGCCACATCGAGAATACGTCACATTAGTCGTGCTGGTAAGTTCAATGCCATTAGTCTTTTCTGCAGGATTCATTTGGCCACTGGAAAGCATGCCTAAGGCGCTCGTTTGGCTTGCAGACTGTTTTCCAAGTACCCCCGCCATTCAAGGTTTCCTCGCCCTCAATCAAATGGGAGCGACATGGCAGCAAATCGCACCACAATGGACTCTGCTTTGGGGACAGGCACTGATTTGGGGAGGGTTAGCGTATTGGCAGTTCAAACGCCGTGGACGTTGA
- a CDS encoding ABC transporter permease encodes MFSVQWRLLKRDPWLQTCLLWVPIFLAIILWWIFSAAIVRSLPVGVVDLSHSELSRSFTRDLNATSTLSVIRVYPSQAQAKADLIQSHIYAYTVIPYGFDRDVQLHRQPQITTFYNSQYILTGKLVNSAVALVQNTFNAKLSVANQLVSGQQTFTSALGKAVPIQTQMTALFNLNMNYAQFLVSGIIPALWQIVIVASTILILSTWHRNSGLSLWLGNTPYTNLLRTLTPYCLLFALQGAGYLWFFYSFLDWPQHGQLTVLLIAQWLTILACVIVGVMIYFLTLDAARSLSFAAAYTAPSFAFMGITFPATNMGSLATFWRDLLPISHYINVQINQTNYGLGIVESLKPMGYMVIYLVPLLIGLGLIHWRTQQNTAHGSQRHD; translated from the coding sequence ATGTTCTCGGTTCAATGGCGATTATTAAAGCGCGATCCATGGCTACAAACATGCTTGCTTTGGGTCCCTATTTTTCTGGCAATTATTCTATGGTGGATATTTTCTGCAGCTATCGTACGCTCATTGCCAGTGGGGGTGGTAGACCTATCCCACAGTGAATTATCACGAAGTTTTACCCGTGATTTAAATGCAACGTCGACCTTATCTGTGATTCGGGTATACCCTTCTCAAGCGCAAGCCAAGGCCGATTTAATTCAAAGTCATATTTACGCCTACACGGTGATTCCTTATGGTTTTGATCGTGATGTTCAACTTCATCGTCAACCTCAAATAACCACGTTCTATAACAGCCAATATATCCTGACTGGTAAGTTGGTCAACTCTGCTGTTGCCTTGGTGCAAAATACTTTTAACGCGAAACTAAGCGTTGCCAACCAACTTGTTTCAGGACAACAAACGTTCACTAGTGCATTAGGAAAAGCCGTTCCAATCCAAACTCAAATGACGGCTCTATTTAATCTCAATATGAACTATGCCCAGTTTCTTGTTTCGGGCATTATTCCTGCGTTATGGCAAATTGTTATCGTGGCCAGTACGATTTTAATCCTATCGACTTGGCATCGAAACTCAGGATTATCCCTGTGGCTTGGCAACACTCCCTACACCAACCTGTTGAGAACATTAACGCCTTACTGTTTATTGTTTGCTTTGCAAGGTGCAGGCTACTTATGGTTTTTTTATTCGTTTCTTGATTGGCCTCAGCATGGGCAACTCACGGTATTACTGATTGCTCAGTGGCTGACCATCTTAGCCTGTGTCATTGTGGGTGTGATGATTTATTTCTTAACTCTGGATGCAGCCAGAAGTCTGAGTTTCGCCGCCGCATACACAGCGCCAAGCTTTGCCTTTATGGGCATTACCTTTCCGGCAACGAATATGGGATCGCTGGCAACGTTCTGGCGTGATTTGCTCCCCATCAGTCACTATATCAATGTGCAAATCAATCAAACCAATTATGGTTTAGGTATCGTTGAGTCACTGAAACCCATGGGGTATATGGTGATCTATCTCGTGCCGCTCCTGATCGGATTAGGTTTGATTCACTGGAGAACACAGCAAAATACAGCGCATGGGAGCCAACGACATGATTAA
- a CDS encoding HlyD family secretion protein — MKAIKTSVVALFALALVGWILYAFYVAYQPQPIKLQGQIESQQYSISSKVAGRIDQVFVRKGDTISKGDLVFTLHSPEIEAKLEQAIAGQKAAGAMEEEAKNGARTQQIQAAKDKWLKAKAAAELAEKTYLRVNNLYKDGVVAEQKRDEAQTQWQAAKYTESAAMQMFKLAQEGARQETIQAATEKAKAAAGAVAEVEAYAADTKISSWFNGEVSQVLLHSGELAPQGFPVVTVIDTQDTWAVFNVREDLLGHFQKGAIIKAYVPALKQDVTFKVTHLVVMGDFATWRSTDSAQGFDLRTFEVEARPITPTPGLRMGMSVAVELAP, encoded by the coding sequence ATGAAAGCAATAAAAACATCGGTAGTGGCACTGTTCGCACTGGCTCTGGTTGGCTGGATTCTCTATGCCTTTTACGTTGCCTATCAACCACAACCTATTAAGCTGCAAGGTCAGATTGAGTCACAACAGTACAGTATCTCTTCTAAAGTCGCAGGCCGTATCGATCAAGTGTTTGTGCGCAAGGGAGATACGATCAGTAAAGGCGATCTCGTATTTACCCTTCATAGCCCAGAAATTGAAGCAAAACTCGAACAAGCGATAGCTGGGCAAAAGGCGGCTGGAGCGATGGAAGAAGAAGCCAAGAATGGTGCGCGTACCCAACAAATTCAAGCAGCCAAAGACAAATGGCTAAAAGCCAAAGCGGCAGCAGAACTGGCTGAAAAAACCTACCTGCGCGTTAACAATCTATATAAAGATGGTGTGGTCGCTGAACAGAAACGTGATGAAGCACAAACACAATGGCAAGCCGCTAAATATACCGAAAGTGCCGCCATGCAAATGTTTAAACTCGCCCAAGAAGGGGCTCGCCAGGAAACGATACAAGCTGCCACAGAAAAAGCAAAAGCCGCCGCCGGTGCCGTAGCCGAAGTCGAAGCCTATGCGGCCGATACTAAAATCAGTAGCTGGTTTAATGGCGAAGTTTCTCAAGTCTTGTTACACAGTGGAGAATTAGCGCCACAAGGGTTCCCTGTGGTCACGGTTATCGACACACAAGACACATGGGCGGTATTCAATGTCCGCGAAGATCTATTAGGCCATTTTCAAAAAGGGGCAATCATTAAAGCCTACGTACCAGCGTTAAAACAGGATGTGACGTTTAAAGTCACCCATCTCGTCGTAATGGGTGACTTCGCGACATGGCGCTCAACAGATTCGGCCCAAGGCTTTGATCTACGTACATTCGAAGTGGAAGCCCGCCCCATAACACCAACGCCAGGTTTGCGCATGGGCATGAGTGTCGCTGTGGAGCTCGCCCCTTAA
- a CDS encoding TolC family protein, which yields MVQLALFAPFAISAPISFDQAWQILQQDNNSLAAERANVERYTHLKDATWAMNLPQVTVGAQYTRLNDAVTLDLPLPSALQQIIASLNANLAGSSGLSAELSQKDVVTSSIRAIWPIFTGGQISAAQDAAQGKADEAQGNLKMEVLARYEDLAKYYFSVVLAREVLNTRQAVVIGLTKHRDNAAKLEQQGQIAHVERLQADASLDKAIVEQKKAQKSLDIAQSALTKILGQSTLVEPGDPLFINTDLPPMAAFTEQTLTTYPGLAILDAKQNQAQNLKKAQYGKYSPQVYLYGNYNLYEDDSVVSDLNPDWMVGIGVSIPLMENTGRSDQVKAAASAITQIRYLKAQAKEDLSVLVQRTYQQAEQALEEVQGLQSSLTLAKENLRLREKAFNQGLSTSVDVVDAELNQASIQTQQSVASFNYLIALTKLLALSSEMTTFQHYRHSAVLLTHGQTSTQMPSVKRP from the coding sequence ATGGTCCAACTGGCACTCTTTGCTCCATTCGCTATATCGGCCCCTATTTCCTTTGATCAAGCTTGGCAGATTCTCCAGCAAGATAACAATTCTCTCGCCGCAGAGAGAGCGAATGTTGAACGTTATACCCACTTAAAAGATGCCACATGGGCAATGAACTTGCCGCAAGTAACAGTGGGGGCGCAATACACTCGCTTAAACGATGCCGTCACCTTAGATCTCCCCCTTCCTTCTGCTTTACAGCAAATCATTGCCAGCTTAAATGCCAATCTAGCAGGCTCTAGCGGACTATCAGCAGAGTTGAGTCAGAAAGATGTGGTCACGTCATCAATTCGGGCAATTTGGCCTATTTTTACTGGTGGACAAATCAGTGCTGCGCAAGATGCCGCCCAAGGTAAAGCTGATGAAGCCCAAGGGAATTTAAAAATGGAAGTTCTGGCTCGCTATGAAGATTTAGCTAAATACTATTTCAGTGTCGTGCTGGCTCGTGAAGTTTTAAATACCAGACAAGCGGTCGTGATCGGCTTAACAAAGCATAGGGACAATGCAGCCAAACTCGAACAACAAGGGCAAATTGCACACGTTGAAAGGTTGCAAGCGGATGCCTCTCTCGATAAAGCCATTGTCGAGCAAAAAAAAGCACAAAAGAGCCTCGATATTGCTCAAAGTGCTCTGACTAAAATTCTAGGCCAATCCACTTTAGTGGAACCTGGCGATCCACTGTTTATCAATACGGATTTACCTCCAATGGCGGCGTTTACCGAGCAAACATTGACCACCTACCCTGGACTTGCCATTCTCGATGCGAAACAAAACCAGGCGCAAAATTTAAAAAAAGCTCAGTATGGTAAATATTCTCCGCAGGTTTATCTGTACGGAAATTACAATCTCTACGAGGACGATTCGGTTGTCAGTGATTTAAACCCTGATTGGATGGTTGGTATTGGTGTGAGTATTCCGTTAATGGAAAATACTGGGCGTAGCGATCAAGTAAAAGCAGCAGCCAGTGCGATTACTCAAATTCGCTATTTAAAAGCTCAAGCTAAAGAAGATTTAAGTGTGTTGGTCCAGCGTACATATCAACAAGCTGAGCAGGCCCTTGAGGAAGTACAAGGTTTACAATCCAGTTTGACACTGGCGAAAGAAAACCTTCGATTAAGAGAAAAAGCATTCAATCAGGGATTGTCGACTTCCGTGGATGTCGTTGATGCTGAATTGAATCAAGCGAGCATTCAAACTCAGCAATCTGTGGCAAGTTTCAATTATCTCATCGCGCTGACAAAGCTACTGGCATTGAGTAGCGAAATGACGACATTCCAACATTATCGTCACTCCGCTGTATTGTTAACTCACGGCCAAACATCGACGCAAATGCCGTCGGTTAAGCGTCCATAA
- a CDS encoding chemotaxis protein CheV, with product MSKESSSILLESGTNELEIIEFHLEKVLPDGRTKTCYYGINVAKVREVIRVPDTTDYPNAQPHMIGVFSSREILTPLVDLAGWLGVPVSQDINKKYVIVTDFNRMTNGFLIDSISRIHRISWNDVESPSQFLESGEQDCVVAVVRKEDKLIMILDFEKIIADINPELSMEKYDVKVDRSVDLNRKMVAKRNGKTIMVVDDSAFIRSLIQDTLSSSGYNIIACKDGGEAFEKLNDIAAHAKSEGVAVTEFVNAVVTDVEMPRMDGMHLVKRLREGEAFKETPIVMFSSLMSDDNRAKAIALGANDTITKPEIGKMVTLMDKFVF from the coding sequence ATGAGTAAAGAAAGCAGTTCTATTCTTTTAGAAAGTGGTACCAATGAGCTTGAGATCATTGAGTTTCATTTAGAAAAAGTACTTCCGGATGGACGCACTAAAACCTGTTACTACGGAATTAACGTCGCTAAAGTACGAGAAGTTATTCGAGTTCCAGACACCACTGATTATCCAAACGCACAACCTCATATGATTGGGGTATTCTCCTCGCGTGAAATTCTGACTCCACTGGTTGATTTGGCTGGTTGGTTAGGTGTACCTGTAAGTCAAGACATCAACAAAAAGTATGTCATTGTGACGGACTTCAACCGCATGACCAATGGCTTCTTAATCGATAGCATTAGTCGCATTCACCGTATTTCATGGAATGATGTGGAATCGCCAAGTCAGTTCCTCGAATCGGGCGAACAAGATTGTGTGGTAGCCGTGGTTCGTAAAGAAGACAAACTGATCATGATCCTCGATTTCGAGAAAATCATAGCGGACATCAACCCAGAGCTGAGTATGGAAAAATACGATGTTAAGGTCGACCGTTCTGTTGACCTTAATCGTAAAATGGTGGCGAAACGTAATGGTAAAACCATTATGGTGGTGGACGATTCCGCCTTTATTCGTAGTTTGATCCAAGATACTTTAAGTTCGTCTGGTTACAACATCATTGCTTGTAAAGATGGCGGTGAGGCATTTGAAAAACTTAACGATATTGCTGCACATGCCAAAAGTGAAGGTGTGGCCGTTACCGAATTTGTAAACGCTGTGGTCACCGACGTAGAAATGCCGCGGATGGATGGTATGCACTTAGTTAAGCGTTTACGTGAGGGTGAAGCCTTTAAGGAAACACCTATCGTCATGTTCTCATCTTTGATGAGTGATGATAACCGCGCTAAAGCGATTGCGTTGGGGGCGAATGATACCATCACTAAACCTGAAATTGGCAAGATGGTAACCCTGATGGATAAGTTTGTTTTCTAA
- a CDS encoding DUF2726 domain-containing protein, with translation MINIFIVVVILVVFFYITQKYVLKQEQPSQYQYRKKGSLLNMSEGAFFNALVEAVGQHGVVLAKVSMTSVIIPHKTKNKKQWFIANNQIAKSYFDYVVCDSRTLEPRVIIELDNGRELDKGKIERQKLIIQVCKSAGLPLIGANIKLSYQVGRLRRLLAAHIDLIEPDKEVRFCKRCGAPMVLKIATQGEFKGRRFFTCSRQPHCTYTENYNVVFEENDHPEQSDY, from the coding sequence ATGATTAACATTTTCATAGTGGTCGTTATCTTAGTTGTCTTTTTCTATATCACACAAAAGTATGTATTGAAGCAAGAGCAACCTTCTCAGTATCAATATCGTAAGAAAGGCTCGTTATTAAACATGTCTGAAGGGGCATTTTTTAATGCATTGGTGGAAGCGGTGGGGCAGCATGGTGTTGTTCTGGCTAAAGTGTCGATGACATCCGTTATCATTCCACATAAAACGAAGAATAAGAAACAGTGGTTTATTGCCAATAATCAGATTGCTAAAAGCTATTTTGATTATGTAGTGTGTGATTCTCGCACACTAGAACCTCGCGTGATCATCGAATTAGATAACGGACGAGAACTGGATAAAGGCAAAATTGAGCGCCAAAAATTAATTATTCAAGTCTGTAAATCTGCGGGCCTACCGCTAATTGGCGCCAATATTAAGCTCAGTTATCAAGTAGGGAGACTTCGTCGGCTTCTCGCCGCTCATATTGATTTGATTGAGCCTGATAAAGAAGTGCGCTTTTGTAAGCGTTGCGGAGCACCTATGGTGCTGAAAATTGCCACCCAAGGAGAGTTTAAAGGGCGACGTTTCTTCACTTGCAGTCGTCAGCCTCACTGTACTTATACTGAAAACTATAACGTTGTTTTTGAAGAAAATGATCACCCTGAACAATCAGATTACTGA
- a CDS encoding GGDEF domain-containing protein, with product MDAKLFDSSHNIRSSVLSGISVSLSVISVFLAVFCIFYVHAYLMASLEILFSLYAFYIHHRAKKRHHTQMDVHCFTYLLLLLFIVSNLFLPPENHGFIWTLVCPLLMYSLVGLKRGFISSLLLFITQISIVYYRTVDLAAFNTINLMVNLVSSYLVIWLISHTYEFHRHEVESTLSNLASRDALTSAHNRLALTTAFEYFQTHRDKEELSFLIVDIDFFKAVNDQYGHDIGDKVLIETSQLMMQIVGDDNLYRIGGEEFCITLFNRSLDEAHLIGERIRKLIAANPFIYDDHHIHLTLSVGICEYKEGNRIEDLLRMADHELYRAKKSGRNQVRLCPTAEQSVDDNEQKVPVTATSHL from the coding sequence ATGGATGCGAAACTTTTTGATAGTTCCCATAATATAAGGTCCTCTGTCCTCTCAGGAATAAGTGTTTCACTCTCGGTTATTTCCGTTTTTCTGGCTGTGTTTTGCATTTTTTATGTGCACGCCTACCTGATGGCAAGTTTGGAGATCCTATTCTCCCTGTACGCCTTTTACATTCATCATCGTGCAAAAAAACGCCATCATACACAGATGGACGTTCATTGTTTTACTTATCTCTTACTGCTTTTGTTTATTGTCAGTAACTTGTTTCTCCCTCCCGAAAATCATGGCTTTATTTGGACCTTGGTATGCCCCCTGTTGATGTATTCTTTAGTGGGTCTTAAGCGCGGTTTTATCTCTTCACTGCTACTGTTTATTACTCAGATCAGCATCGTTTACTATCGAACTGTTGATTTAGCTGCGTTCAATACCATTAACTTAATGGTCAACTTAGTCTCCAGTTATCTAGTGATCTGGCTCATTTCACACACCTACGAGTTTCATCGTCATGAAGTAGAAAGCACTTTGTCCAACCTTGCATCAAGAGATGCGTTGACCAGTGCTCACAATCGATTAGCGTTAACCACCGCATTTGAATATTTTCAAACCCATCGAGATAAAGAAGAGTTGAGTTTTCTGATTGTCGATATCGACTTTTTTAAGGCAGTTAACGATCAATATGGGCACGATATTGGTGATAAGGTATTGATAGAAACCAGTCAATTAATGATGCAAATCGTTGGCGACGATAACCTTTACCGCATTGGCGGTGAAGAGTTTTGTATTACGCTGTTTAATCGCTCGTTAGATGAAGCGCATCTGATCGGCGAAAGAATTCGCAAGCTCATTGCAGCCAACCCTTTTATTTATGATGATCACCATATTCATTTAACGCTGAGTGTAGGAATTTGTGAATACAAAGAAGGGAATCGCATTGAAGACTTACTTCGCATGGCAGATCACGAGCTCTACCGCGCGAAGAAAAGTGGTCGAAATCAAGTTAGGCTATGCCCAACCGCAGAGCAATCCGTTGATGACAATGAGCAAAAGGTTCCAGTTACCGCAACAAGTCATTTATAA
- a CDS encoding DeoR/GlpR family DNA-binding transcription regulator, with product MTQEERLIELESYLREHGKVTLEFICERFDISYDSARRDLVKLGTIPGILRIRGGAILNESQIHRSFSQRNEPNPTKQKLAVLAASLIKPSDTVFLDAGTTNMLLAQQLETESTIITNSLESVNALMGKKQIRKCVLGGEFDEFSHTILGNTTVEQIGKYRANLAFIGVSALSDAGITADNENDATLKRAMAEQSAKVILVATSNKFNTQLPYQSCRWQDIDCLITADKPPKNILEKLEQYGVELILLNENK from the coding sequence ATGACCCAAGAAGAACGCCTAATAGAATTGGAATCTTATCTGAGAGAACACGGTAAAGTGACTTTAGAGTTTATCTGTGAACGCTTTGATATTTCTTACGACTCAGCCAGAAGAGACTTAGTAAAGCTTGGCACAATACCAGGAATCCTGCGCATTCGTGGCGGAGCGATACTTAACGAATCGCAAATTCACCGATCATTCTCGCAAAGAAATGAACCCAACCCGACAAAACAAAAGTTAGCGGTACTAGCGGCCTCATTAATTAAACCCAGTGATACGGTTTTTTTGGATGCAGGAACGACCAATATGTTATTGGCTCAACAGCTTGAAACAGAGTCAACCATCATCACTAACTCGCTGGAAAGCGTGAATGCCTTGATGGGTAAAAAACAGATTCGCAAATGTGTGTTAGGCGGAGAATTCGATGAATTTTCTCACACAATATTAGGTAATACGACGGTTGAACAAATTGGTAAGTATCGGGCAAACCTTGCGTTCATTGGAGTCAGTGCTCTTTCTGACGCGGGTATTACGGCTGATAATGAAAATGATGCAACTTTAAAGCGAGCGATGGCTGAGCAATCGGCAAAAGTGATCCTCGTTGCAACGTCGAATAAGTTTAATACCCAACTGCCTTACCAATCATGCCGTTGGCAAGATATCGACTGCTTAATCACTGCGGATAAGCCGCCAAAGAATATCCTAGAGAAGTTAGAACAGTATGGCGTTGAGTTGATATTATTAAACGAAAATAAATAG
- a CDS encoding Gfo/Idh/MocA family protein — MRLGIIGAGNIVKMCLDALEHIEDIDCCALFVRETSLEKGQALCAQYGISKLYSDYQEMLNDEDIEFVYIGIPNNMHFEYALAALEANKHVICEKPFTNTVEELVTLNELAKQRSLFLFEAVTNIHSPNVALFKDYLPKIGQVKLVQGNYSQLSSRYANYLQEIVHPAFDPACSGGALYDINIYNIHLACYLFGKPENVQYSFNRGFNGVDTSGVMLLTYPDFIAVCAGAKDSASDGHFTVQGEEGYLVIRGTPNIVPSLELHIGGEKVVCNLHDVDNHMVYEFRAFEQMFAARQYEQCYGLLQHSVDVMTILQAGKQQLDVPIA; from the coding sequence ATGCGGTTAGGCATCATAGGGGCGGGAAACATCGTTAAGATGTGTTTGGATGCGTTAGAGCACATCGAAGACATTGATTGCTGTGCATTATTTGTGCGAGAGACCAGTCTTGAGAAAGGACAAGCACTGTGTGCACAGTATGGCATCTCAAAACTCTATAGTGATTATCAGGAAATGCTCAACGATGAGGATATTGAGTTTGTTTACATTGGTATTCCCAATAACATGCATTTTGAATATGCACTTGCAGCACTAGAGGCCAATAAGCATGTTATTTGTGAAAAGCCGTTTACTAACACAGTAGAAGAGTTAGTGACACTCAATGAACTTGCCAAACAAAGGTCATTGTTTCTATTTGAAGCGGTCACTAACATTCATTCCCCTAATGTGGCTTTATTCAAAGACTATTTACCCAAGATAGGGCAGGTTAAATTGGTGCAAGGGAATTATTCTCAGCTATCAAGCCGTTACGCCAATTATCTTCAGGAAATTGTTCACCCAGCTTTTGATCCTGCTTGCTCTGGTGGTGCGCTTTACGATATCAATATCTATAACATTCACCTTGCTTGTTATCTTTTCGGTAAACCAGAAAATGTCCAGTACAGTTTTAACCGTGGATTTAATGGTGTCGATACATCAGGTGTAATGTTATTAACGTATCCAGACTTCATTGCTGTATGCGCCGGCGCAAAAGATTCGGCAAGTGATGGGCATTTTACTGTTCAGGGGGAAGAAGGATATTTAGTGATCCGCGGTACTCCTAATATTGTTCCTTCACTTGAACTCCACATTGGCGGTGAAAAAGTAGTATGCAATCTTCATGATGTGGATAACCATATGGTGTATGAGTTTAGAGCGTTCGAGCAGATGTTTGCGGCTCGCCAATATGAGCAATGTTATGGATTACTGCAACACTCAGTCGATGTTATGACGATTCTACAGGCGGGTAAGCAGCAATTGGATGTACCGATTGCCTAA
- a CDS encoding cupin domain-containing protein: MRHLTKGRWATSLLTVPVLIITTLTINNAVASQQVYRGVNQAEFDGSTQYFSGKVHVKMAFPSNDIAHYSGAYVTFAKGARTAWHSHPAGQHMIVTAGTAITVTRDGTVLTFHPGEAVWCPPGIDHWHGATTKDPMTHFVVTAANAQGKNVVWKEQVADDDYAKANRLSLEQ; the protein is encoded by the coding sequence ATGAGACATTTAACTAAGGGACGATGGGCGACCAGTTTATTAACAGTGCCTGTCCTCATTATCACAACGCTTACAATCAATAATGCTGTAGCCTCACAGCAAGTGTACCGTGGTGTGAATCAAGCTGAGTTTGATGGGTCTACCCAATACTTTTCCGGTAAAGTGCATGTCAAAATGGCCTTTCCGAGTAACGATATCGCTCACTATTCTGGTGCTTACGTTACCTTTGCCAAAGGAGCGCGCACAGCTTGGCATTCCCATCCAGCAGGTCAACATATGATTGTAACAGCGGGTACCGCAATAACGGTGACTCGAGATGGTACAGTGCTGACATTTCATCCTGGAGAAGCAGTTTGGTGTCCACCGGGGATCGACCATTGGCACGGAGCCACAACAAAAGACCCTATGACGCACTTTGTAGTGACCGCAGCTAATGCGCAAGGCAAAAATGTTGTTTGGAAAGAACAGGTCGCAGATGACGATTATGCCAAAGCGAACCGGTTGAGTTTAGAGCAATAA